The proteins below are encoded in one region of Shewanella putrefaciens:
- a CDS encoding glycosyltransferase, whose translation MRIAIAIDSLAGGGAEKVMLTLAKQFIHLGHEPHFLVMEDNQYYETPDNLPVHQCFVPKDKDFDHFGRLTASVNKLQAKIGEIESQVGKFDLFLSNLDKTNLMMTKTGVSPLYVIVHSSVEEELSRQFKLGPFAYFKKLRAKKALNGQHLITVSNGIAKEIKDKGRLHPASMQTIYNPFEFNEIIAQSQQDNPQIPQGEYLIHVGRFAKQKRHDVLFEALKLTQNQLPVVLLCHNHKKAIKAAKKFGIEKRLIIPGFQSNPFPWIKRAKALVLSSDFEGLPTVLIESLACGTPVVSTDCPHGPSEILTGNLSPYLVPRRDPKALAKMIDEVVKQPPSLAEVEILAKVDATLIAKQYLALAK comes from the coding sequence ATGCGGATAGCCATTGCCATCGACAGTTTAGCGGGCGGCGGAGCCGAAAAGGTCATGCTGACCTTAGCTAAGCAATTTATACACTTAGGGCATGAGCCGCATTTCTTAGTCATGGAGGATAATCAGTACTATGAAACTCCGGATAATTTGCCTGTTCATCAATGTTTTGTCCCTAAGGATAAAGATTTTGACCATTTTGGGCGATTAACGGCTTCGGTGAACAAACTGCAGGCGAAAATCGGAGAAATCGAGTCCCAAGTGGGTAAATTCGATTTATTCCTCTCAAATCTAGATAAAACCAATTTGATGATGACTAAAACGGGAGTGTCGCCACTCTATGTGATTGTTCATTCATCGGTTGAGGAAGAGTTGAGCCGCCAGTTTAAACTTGGCCCCTTCGCCTATTTTAAAAAGTTGAGAGCCAAAAAAGCCCTCAATGGCCAGCATTTAATTACCGTATCTAACGGCATAGCAAAAGAGATTAAAGATAAAGGTCGTTTGCACCCAGCATCCATGCAGACTATTTATAATCCTTTTGAATTTAATGAAATTATTGCTCAGTCGCAGCAAGATAATCCTCAAATTCCTCAGGGTGAATACCTTATTCATGTCGGCCGCTTTGCCAAGCAGAAACGCCATGATGTGCTGTTTGAAGCTCTTAAGCTCACACAAAATCAGCTACCTGTTGTGCTTTTGTGCCATAACCACAAAAAAGCCATCAAAGCGGCGAAAAAGTTCGGCATTGAGAAACGCTTAATCATTCCCGGGTTTCAAAGTAATCCCTTCCCTTGGATAAAACGCGCTAAGGCACTCGTGCTCAGCTCAGATTTTGAAGGCCTGCCGACAGTCTTGATTGAATCATTAGCCTGTGGAACCCCAGTTGTCAGTACCGATTGCCCCCATGGGCCGAGTGAGATTTTAACTGGGAATTTATCGCCCTATCTCGTACCGCGCCGCGATCCTAAGGCGTTGGCAAAAATGATCGATGAAGTGGTCAAGCAGCCACCATCCTTAGCGGAGGTTGAAATCTTGGCAAAGGTTGATGCGACCTTGATTGCCAAGCAATATTTGGCACTGGCAAAATAA
- a CDS encoding 3-deoxy-D-manno-octulosonic acid kinase gives MNAQIQIIKTAQGHMALCQDTPTAITPAWFSVDFWRAKEAVVGSSKGRYTTWFVASGASHWVLRHYWRGGLMEKFSKDAYLYTGLENTRAMGELRLLDTLYHEDFAVPKPIAANIVRDGLFYRADIIIERVEGAEDLVVKLSKGAMSAEQWQALGATIAQFHQRGVYHADLNAKNILLQPAQTEPMTPERFYLIDFDRGELKTPHPQWQKANLDRLLRSFHKEQGKLPNLAFNLDNWASLMQGYQGAMTSA, from the coding sequence ATGAATGCTCAGATACAGATCATAAAAACCGCCCAAGGCCATATGGCGCTTTGCCAAGATACGCCAACGGCTATCACTCCGGCTTGGTTCTCGGTGGATTTTTGGCGCGCGAAAGAGGCTGTCGTCGGCTCATCCAAGGGCCGCTATACCACTTGGTTTGTCGCATCTGGCGCTAGCCATTGGGTATTACGCCACTATTGGCGTGGCGGCTTAATGGAGAAATTCAGTAAAGACGCTTACCTTTATACAGGCCTTGAAAATACCCGTGCCATGGGTGAGTTACGCTTATTAGACACTCTGTATCATGAAGATTTTGCCGTACCTAAACCCATTGCCGCCAATATAGTGCGCGACGGGTTATTTTACCGCGCCGATATTATTATCGAGCGAGTCGAAGGCGCCGAAGATTTAGTCGTTAAACTCAGCAAAGGGGCAATGAGTGCAGAGCAGTGGCAGGCCTTGGGCGCCACTATTGCTCAATTCCACCAGCGCGGCGTGTACCACGCCGATCTCAATGCCAAAAATATTCTGCTCCAGCCCGCACAGACTGAGCCAATGACGCCGGAGCGCTTCTATCTTATCGATTTTGACCGGGGCGAGCTAAAAACACCGCACCCGCAATGGCAAAAAGCCAATCTAGACAGACTGTTACGCTCCTTCCATAAAGAACAAGGCAAGCTGCCAAACCTTGCCTTTAACCTGGATAACTGGGCATCCCTAATGCAGGGCTACCAAGGGGCGATGACAAGCGCTTGA
- a CDS encoding glycosyltransferase family 9 protein, producing MSLNPNSMNSLCLLRLSAIGDVCHAVAMVQAIQRQYPELKITWVIGKLEYQLLKHLPGIEFVIFDKSQGWRSYFNLRKALKGRRFDVLLHMQVALRATLASLAISAKVRIGFDRARAKEGQWLVTNHRVEPLTHPHVLEGFMGFAKAIGVKDLTPQWHIPVPVADTEFAKTQIKDNEKVFIICAAASKAERNWLPERYAAVASHAIAKGFRVMLCGGPTALEKALAEQILQACPAKIDNLVGKTSLTQLLALLKRASLVLAPDTGPAHMAVTQGTPVIGLYAHSNPGRTGPYLSRQYVVSVYDEAMKSQHSGEVKWGTRAKGDHLMALISVDAVIEKFDLAAQQGSVKAC from the coding sequence ATGAGTTTAAATCCCAATAGCATGAATTCCCTTTGTTTGCTGCGGCTATCGGCTATCGGTGACGTCTGTCATGCCGTGGCTATGGTGCAGGCGATTCAGCGGCAATATCCCGAGCTTAAGATTACTTGGGTAATAGGTAAGCTTGAGTATCAATTATTGAAGCATTTACCCGGCATTGAGTTTGTTATTTTTGATAAATCTCAAGGCTGGCGTAGCTATTTTAATTTGCGTAAGGCATTAAAGGGCCGACGGTTTGATGTGCTGCTGCATATGCAGGTAGCCCTACGCGCAACTTTGGCATCCCTAGCCATTTCGGCAAAAGTACGCATAGGCTTTGACCGTGCTCGTGCTAAAGAAGGCCAGTGGCTGGTCACTAATCATAGGGTTGAGCCCTTAACTCATCCCCATGTGCTTGAAGGATTTATGGGATTTGCTAAGGCCATAGGAGTTAAAGATCTCACTCCCCAGTGGCATATTCCCGTCCCCGTTGCGGATACTGAGTTTGCAAAGACGCAGATTAAGGATAATGAAAAAGTCTTTATCATCTGCGCCGCCGCCAGTAAGGCAGAACGCAACTGGTTGCCCGAGCGTTATGCCGCCGTCGCGAGCCATGCAATTGCTAAGGGCTTTAGGGTGATGCTCTGTGGTGGCCCAACCGCACTCGAAAAAGCCTTAGCCGAGCAGATTTTGCAGGCTTGTCCCGCAAAGATAGATAACTTAGTGGGCAAAACCAGTTTGACGCAATTACTGGCCCTGCTAAAACGCGCAAGCTTAGTGTTAGCTCCCGATACTGGGCCTGCACATATGGCCGTTACCCAAGGTACGCCTGTCATCGGCTTATATGCCCATTCCAATCCGGGGCGAACTGGGCCATATCTCTCGCGGCAATATGTGGTGAGCGTCTACGATGAGGCGATGAAATCCCAGCATAGCGGCGAGGTGAAATGGGGAACTCGTGCTAAGGGAGATCATCTTATGGCATTGATCAGCGTTGACGCCGTAATTGAGAAGTTTGATCTGGCCGCTCAGCAGGGCTCAGTTAAGGCCTGTTAG